In the genome of Coregonus clupeaformis isolate EN_2021a unplaced genomic scaffold, ASM2061545v1 scaf0026, whole genome shotgun sequence, one region contains:
- the LOC123483101 gene encoding teneurin-2-like — protein MTLRQTVIYSAEACPVLCSGNGQYDKGSCICYSGWKGAECAVPTTHCIDPLCSGHGTCTGGTCVCSLGYKGDNCAKVDCLDPTCSSNGICVNGECHCKPGWGGPHCELQRPQCPDQCHGHGAFIPDTGLCSCDRNWMGPDCSVEVCSVDCGTHGVCLGGACRCEEGWTGIGCDQRVCNPLCIKHGTCKDGKCQCHQGWNGEHCTIDGCPDLCNGNGQCTMGEHSWHCECQTGWRGSGCSVPWNLLATTHM, from the exons ATGACCCTCAGACAaactgttatttactctgct gagGCGTGTCCAGTGCTGTGTAGTGGTAATGGTCAGTATGATAAGGGATCCTGTATCTGCTACAGTGGATGGAAGGGAGCAGAGTGTGCCGTCCCCACCACCCACTGTATTGACCCTCTCTGTAGTGGACATGGGACCTGCACTGGCGGGACCTGTGTCTGCTCCCTGGGGTACAAGGGAGACAACTGTGCCAAAG tggacTGCCTGGACCCCACCTGTTCTAGTAATGGTATCTGTGTGAATGGGGAGTGCCACTGTAAGCCCGGCTGGGGTGGCCCACACTGTGAGCTGCAGCGGCCACAGTGTCCAGACCAATGCCATGGCCATGGGGCATTCATACCAGACACTGGCCTCTGTAGCTGTGACCGCAACTGGATGGGACCAGACTGCTCTGTAG AGGTGTGTTCTGTGGACTGCGGGACCCACGGTGTGTGTTTGGGCGGAGCGTGTCGTTGTGAGGAGGGCTGGACAGGCATCGGGTGTGACCAGCGAGTGTGTAACCCACTGTGCATCAAACATGGAACCTGCAAGGATGGCAAGTGTCAGTGTCACCAGGGCTGGAATGGAGAACACTGCACCATCG aTGGCTGTCCTGACCTGTGTAATGGTAATGGCCAGTGTACCATGGGGGAGCACAGTTGGCACTGTGAATGCCAGACAGGCTGGAGGGGTTCCGGATGCAGTGTTCCATGGAACCTCCTTGCCACAACACAcatg